AACTCAGCCAAGGCGGAATCTTGAATGATTCGACCATGTAATCCACGAATGCTCTTATTCTCGGTAACGGATGCCTCTCCGGCAAATATACCGCCTGAATCGCCGTTTGATCAACAAATTCATGAGAACGCAAAAGTCTGACAAGTTTTCCTTGCCGAATATAGGGAAGCGCCAAATGCTCTGCCATACGCATGATTCCGCAACCAGCCAGGCAATGATTTGACAGCGCAAGGCCATCGGTGCTTTTGAAATTACCCGCGATTTGTATGATACGCTGCTCACCGTCAACTATGAAAGGCCATCTATTCAGATGTTCCCGACGACCGAACCACATCAAGCAATTATGACCGGAAAGATCCGTCGGGGTGTCCGGCAAGCCATATTTCGCAATATAAGACGGCGCTGCCACAACCAGCCGCCTGAGATCACAGAGCTTTCGTCGAATTAAAGTTGAATTTTCCATTACCCCCATTCGAATTGCAACATCAAATCCGTTCTCTATAAGGTTTGCTACCTCGTCGTTCAGATTGACCGTTATTTCTATGTCAGGGTGTTGCTCCATGAACTGTGGCAACCTGGGAAGAATTTGATCGTAGCCAAAGGCAACAGGGATTGTAATACGCAAAGATCCCGACACCTGCGCGCGCAAACTTAAAAAATCGCTCTCAAACTGGTCAACACTGTCTGTAATGCGGGCGGCCTCTGTAACATAGTACTCACCCTCGGCAGTCAGCCGGTGTCCGCGTGTACTGCGATGCAGGAGTTTTACGCCTAAACGTTTTTCCAGGCCGTGGATAGCCTGGCTGATAAATGCCTGACTGACCCCAAGCTGTCTCGCGGCTGCACTAAAGCCCCCAGCTTCGACGATGGCGCGGACAACGCGCATTTCCAACAGCCTGTTGTCTTTCAACTGCTCCCCCCTTTTACCGGCCGCTCGCGCTGCGGCGAGCTTCGGTTGGTTTGCACGGTCAGGATATTGCAACAGGGTGCTGCGAACTTCGCGCGGGCCTGTCATCAGCTTTATGTGACATTCCGGGCAGAATTCCGCAACCGGGCGCTGTGTGCGGGGCAGGGCATCTCCACTTTCCGCCGGCGATGCTCAGAGTCTGTCGGAAAGTTCGGGAACCAGGGTGAAGAGGTCGCCCACCAGGCCATAATCGGCGACCTGGAAGATCGGGGCTTCTTCATCCTTGTTGATGGCGACGATCACCTTCGAGTCCTTCATACCGGCAAGATGCTGGATCGCGCCCGAAATACCAATCGCGACATAAAGGTTTGGCGCCACCACCTTTCCGGTCTGACCGACCTGCCAGTCATTCGGCGCATAGCCCGCATCGACGGCTGCGCGGCTGGCCCCCAGGGCGGCATTCAGTTTGTCGGCCAGCGCCGCAATCACCGCAAAGCTTTCCTTCGAACCGACGCCGCGGCCACCTGAGACCACGATTTTGGCGGAGGTCAGATCCGGGCGTTCAGAGGCGGCCAAACGGTTTTCTACCAGGGTTGAAAGACCGGTTGCCGCCACATCGGACACAGTTTCGACGGGAGCAGAGCCAGTTTCAGGCATCGGCGCAAAGGCCGCCGTTCGGACAGAGAAGACCTTTTTCGCATCCGAGGATCTCACAGTCTGCATCGCGTTGCCGGCATAGATCGGGCGCTCGAATGTATCGGCGCCGATCACGGAGGTCACATCCGAGGTCACCATGACATCCAGAAGGGCCGCCACGCGCGGCAATATGTTCTTGTTACTGGCGGTCGCAGGACCGGTGATATGGCTGTAGGCGCCGGCCAGGCCGACCACCAGATCGGCCAGCGGCTCTGCAAGCCCGTTACCATCGTCGGCATTGAGCACTTTTGCCACGCCTTCGAGCTTTGCTGCGGCGGCTGCCGCAGCCGCAGGACCCGCGACCAGCAGATGCACTTCGCCAAGGAATTTTACCGCGGTTACGGTTCTGGCAACCGAATCCGTGGCAAGATGCCCTTCATTCACGTCAGCAATCAGCAAAACAGCCATCAGATCACGCCCTCTTCGTCTTTGAGTTTTGCCACCAGCTCATCGACCGAGGCAA
This genomic window from Gemmobacter sp. 24YEA27 contains:
- a CDS encoding electron transfer flavoprotein subunit alpha/FixB family protein produces the protein MAVLLIADVNEGHLATDSVARTVTAVKFLGEVHLLVAGPAAAAAAAAKLEGVAKVLNADDGNGLAEPLADLVVGLAGAYSHITGPATASNKNILPRVAALLDVMVTSDVTSVIGADTFERPIYAGNAMQTVRSSDAKKVFSVRTAAFAPMPETGSAPVETVSDVAATGLSTLVENRLAASERPDLTSAKIVVSGGRGVGSKESFAVIAALADKLNAALGASRAAVDAGYAPNDWQVGQTGKVVAPNLYVAIGISGAIQHLAGMKDSKVIVAINKDEEAPIFQVADYGLVGDLFTLVPELSDRL
- a CDS encoding LysR family transcriptional regulator, encoding MTGPREVRSTLLQYPDRANQPKLAAARAAGKRGEQLKDNRLLEMRVVRAIVEAGGFSAAARQLGVSQAFISQAIHGLEKRLGVKLLHRSTRGHRLTAEGEYYVTEAARITDSVDQFESDFLSLRAQVSGSLRITIPVAFGYDQILPRLPQFMEQHPDIEITVNLNDEVANLIENGFDVAIRMGVMENSTLIRRKLCDLRRLVVAAPSYIAKYGLPDTPTDLSGHNCLMWFGRREHLNRWPFIVDGEQRIIQIAGNFKSTDGLALSNHCLAGCGIMRMAEHLALPYIRQGKLVRLLRSHEFVDQTAIQAVYLPERHPLPRIRAFVDYMVESFKIPPWLSYKL